In Diaphorobacter ruginosibacter, the genomic stretch AAGGCGAAGACCTCTACGAAGCCTGGCAGAAGGCCGTCTCCGCCACCTGAACGGAACGCCCCGACCCGATTTCCTCTCGCAACCTCGCCCCGCGCTTCGGCCGGGGCTTTTTTTTGGTTCATCGAGCCTTGTCAGAGAAGAAGGCTTTCTGAACGACCGCCTTCGCAGCGCGCGCCCGCCTTGAACTGTTCACCCCAATGCTGAGATGGCCCAAGAGACGCGACGCAAAGGCGAAGACAGTACTTTGGTACGGCAAGCCTTTGCAACAAAGTATGAGGGGCCATATCAGCACCCCCACACGAAGACTCTCACCCCAAGCACCGCCCGTCCATTCGCCACGCAAACCCATGCACTCCGCCCGGTATTCCACGAAGAACCAGAGCGTCACGCAAGTCCTACGCCGGCGCGGGACAGGGGCCCCGTGCTACCCTGCCCCCATCATGTTCAACCCGTCCCAAGCCGACGTGCGCCGTTTCTTCTGTGGCGCACTCGCCAAGCAGCAAGCCCATCAACCCATGGAGGCCATCGAGACCCTGGCCGCCCTGTGGATCGAGGAACATCCCGAATACCGCGCCGACCTCGCCGATGCCGAGGAAGCGGTCAAGCGCAACTACGACGAAACACCGGATCGCACGAATCCGTTCCTGCACCTGTCGATGCACCTGTCGATCAGCGAGCAGTGCAGCATCGACCAGCCACGCGGCATCCGCCAGGCGGTCGAGCTGCTGTCCAAGCGTCTTGATTCACTGCATGACGCGCACCACGCCGCCATGGAGTGCCTGGGTACCATGCTCTGGGAGAGCCAGCGCTCCGGCCGGCCGCCAGACGGCGATGCCTATGTAGCCGCCGTACAGCGCCGCGCCACGCGCGACTGAAAGGGAAAAGGTTCTTCGCGGAATACCGGGTCCTTTGAGTCGCGTGACGAATGGACGTTTAGCGCTTGCGGTAAGAGTCTTCGTGTGGAGCTGCTGATATGGCCCCTCATACTTTGTTGCAAAGGCTTGCCGTACCAAAGTACTGTCTGCGCCTTTGCGTCGCGTCTGAGGGGCCATCTCAGCATTGGAGTGACCAGTTCATAGCGGGCGCACGCTGCTCAGGCTGTCGTTTGGAAAGCCCAAACTTTCGATCCCGAACCTTCGTGATGAGCGAGAAAAGGCCTGCGGGAGCCTAGAGCTCCGCTGCATGCCTCCTATCCGATCAGAACTTGAACTGCGGCAGCCGGCTGTCACCGCGCAGGTCCGGCATTTCCAGGTCCTTGCGGTCCTGCGGCAGCTGGCCGCAGACCAGTACGTCGCACGACACCAGCCCCATCAGACGCGCCCCGCGTGCGCTCAGTGCCCAGCGGTCCATCCAGTGGTGGCGCGGCGCGCCAATCACGATCAGGTCGGCCCCCGAGCGCTGCTGCTGCACCATGAGCTGGCGCGTCACGTCGCGCGCGCCGGTGTGGCTGTCCACGCGGTTGCGGCGTGCATCGAAGGCGTCCTTGATGCGCAGGCGGCGATCATCCGCCTCTTCCTGCAGTTCGTCGCGGTACTGCTCAAGCTCCTGCTGCATTCCGCCTTCGGCCTGGAACAGGTCGACCGCCGCCACTGTCTGCAGGTTGGCCGCGTATTGCAGGACTTCACGGGAGCGGCCCGTGCCATCGACTGCCACCACCATGCGCGCATAGTGGGCCGAGAGGTCCTCGACATCCGGAATCGGCTGCTGGACGACCAGTACCGGGCATGGGCTCATGCGCAGGCAGTGCGCCAGCGTGGAGCCGCGCCAGGGACGCGACCACGCCCGCTCCATGCGCCGGTCCATGACCAGCAGGTCCGCCACGGCTGCGGCGGCCAGCGCCCGGTCGGCCACGTCGCTGATCTCGTCGAAGTCCCGCGTGTTCACCGTGATCTCATGGCGGCGCGCCAACTGGCGCGCCCGCTGCTCGAGCCGCGCCTGCGGGTTCACGAACCGGGGATTGAGCTCCTCGGCCGCGTAGACCAGGATCAGATGGGCCTGATGCTGCGCGGCCAGCAATGCCGCGCGGTCCAGCGCCTGTTCGGCCTGGGTTGAAAAATCTGTCAATGCTGCAATGGTCTGTATTCTCATGAGCGTCCTCCTCCCGGAAATCGGCTTGCCTGTGGATGGAGATGCAACGGCAAGTCCATGACGACGAACTTCTCCGGCCGGGCGGGCGCTCACTGCCACCGCACGGCTGCGTCATCATTGAATGTGACTGTTCACCTCTGGAGCCGATAGGTGAATGGGTACTTCCCTGCATGTATGTATTTCGACACGCTGGGTGTGCACCCCGTCCGGATCGGGCAGACACACGACAGGTGCCCACCTTGCGGCTGCAGCACTGTTCGGCATGATGAAGACTGGAGAGGGGCCCGGCGGTTCGGAGATCGATGACGCGCTGGCGGAGAAGAAGGCTTGGGGGAAGCCGCCGGGCTCAGGAATCTGCGGCCGGTGAGGCTGGTTTCTGAACACCCGTCCCTTGACAGAGGCGCGCAGCCACCATCTCCGCTGTCGGCAAGGACAGCGACCGAAGGGTCATGGACGCGATGAAACGATGCATCCAGCCATTCTAGGCAGTGATGGTTCTTGAGCCAAGTCACGCGGCCATACCGCACCAATCCTTGCCAGAATACCTTGAGGCCCACCGCACGAGCCTGATCGACGCATGCCGGCGCGGCCTCTTTCTCCGGGACACGAACGAAAAAGCCCGCAGGTCACCTGACCTGCGGGCTGGAGGGATGAGGAGAAAGACGAGCGCGGGATCAGCGGAAGCGCGATTCCGGCAGGGTCTGCAGTTCGGTGGGCAGCGAGCTGATGTAGCCCGCGATTTCCTTCAGCTCCGCATTGGTGAACTGCTTGGCCATGCCTGCCATGATGGCGTTGGTACGGCCGAGGTACTGGTTCTTCTCATCCTTGTAGGAGCGCAGCGCGGCGTACAGGTAGTCCTTGTGCTGGCCTGCGAGCTTGGGGTAGGACGGGTCGATCGCCTTGGAGAAGTTCGCGCCATGGCAGGAGATGCAGGCACCCTTCTGCAGCAGCTGGGCAACCTGCGCATTGGGCTCGCGGGCCTTGTCGGGCGCGGGCTGCACGTCCTTGGTGTGCGTGGAGTAGAACGCGGCCACATCGGCCATGTCCTGCTCGGAGAGCGAATCGGCGATGCCGCGCATGGTCGGATGCTTGCGTTCACCCTTCTTGTACTCGGTCAGCGCATTGACGATGTACTTGGCATTCTGGCCGGAGATCATCGGCACCCGGTAGACCTCGGGGAAGCTGGCCTGGTAGCCGACGATGCCGTGGCAGCCAATGCACATCGCGACCTTGCCTTCCCCGGCTTTCGCGTCTCCCTTGATTTCCTGGGCTTGAACCATGCCGGTCGCCAAAGCGACAGCCAGGCCGAATATCGTGGTGAACGTTCTTTTCATTTTCCGCGCACAATCTGTGTTGAGTGAGTTGTCCCGGTCTCGTGTAGGCGCTCTAGGAAAGAGCTTGGCGATTATAGCCAGCCACTGTCAAGCATATTCATCAACGATTTCCCTCAAATACGGCCCATGAAATTCCAAGGTTCACAGAATTACGTCGCCACCCAGGATTTGAAACTCGCAGTGAATGCGGCAAAGACACTGCAGCGCCCACTGCTCGTCAAGGGCGAGCCCGGCACCGGCAAGACGATGCTGGCCGAGGAGGTGGCCAGGGAATTGAACATGCCGCTGTTGCAGTGGCACATCAAGTCCACCACCAAGGCCCAACAGGGTTTGTACGAGTATGACGCGGTCAGTCGTCTGCGCGACAGCCAACTGGGCGATGCGGAAAGCTCGGAGCGCGTGAAGAATATCCGCAACTACATCGTGCAGGGCGTGCTCTGGCAGGCATTCACCGCAGAGGAACCCGTGGCGCTGCTGATCGATGAAATCGACAAGGCCGATATCGAGTTCCCCAACGACCTGCTGCGCGAACTCGACCGCATGGAGTTCTATTGCTACGAAACCCGCGAAATGATTCGCGCCAAGCATCGCCCCCTGGTGTTCATCACCTCGAACAACGAGAAGGAACTGCCTGACGCATTCCTGCGCCGCTGCTTCTTCCACTACATCAAGTTCCCCGAAGCCGAGACGATGCGCGAGATCGTCCATGTGCACTTCCCCCGGCTCAAGAGCGAGCTGCTGACCGTGGCGATGAAGACCTTCTATGACATCCGCAACCTGCCGGGCCTCAAGAAGAAGCCCTCGACCAGCGAGCTGATCGACTGGCTCAAGCTGCTGGTCGCGGAGGAGATTCCGATGGAGGCGCTGCAAAGCGCCGACAACAAGGTGTCGGTGCCGCCGCTGGTGGGCGCGCTGCTCAAGAACGAGCAGGACGTGAGCCTGTTCGAGAAGCTGGTATTCATGAACCAGCGCAACCGCTGAAAGGAACCGTCATGAGCGACGTCCGACGCCTCTTCGTCGAGGGTGCCACCGATGCCGTCGGATTCCTTGGTGGAGCACTGATCGGTTTCGGAATCGGTCACCTGCTCGGGTTCGACATCTTCTCCGAAGGCTACGACACGCGCAGCATCCTCGGCATCGCGCTCGTCGGCCTCGGGGGCGGATTCGGCCTGAACATCGCCAGGCGCTGGCGCATGGCGCGCGCACATGCCGCCGCATCCCCCGGGAACACCGGAAAATAAGGCCGCTGCCGGTCTGCGGGCCTGCGCGCCGTGGCAGCCGCTCGCCGAACGGCCCGTCCGTGCGTCTTGTTTCCGAAAACCCGCGCGGACGAGGCAATCTGCGGCAATGCCCTACGCAGCGCAAGCCTGTTTCGAATTAACGTCCCTAACGCATGATGGCCGGATTCCGCAAAGCGAAACGAGAGAGCCCGGACGCCCACGGCGCCTTCTCGCCCCTTATGTCTCGCATCCGCGGCTCCCGTCCTCACGCACCAACCGAGAAGTCCGTATGTTGATCGATTTCTTCTACACACTGCGCGCGGGCAAGCTGCCCGTTTCGGTGAAGGAATACCTCACGCTGCTCGAGGCGCTGGAGGCAGGTGTCGTCGGACCGAAGTCCGAGGACGGCTGGAGCATGGACGACTTCTACCACCTCTCGCGCACCATCCTCGTGAAGGACGAGAAGCACTTCGACAAGTTCGACCGTGCATTCGCGGCCTACTTCAAGGGGGTGGAGATGATCGCCGACCTGCGCCGCGACCTGCCTGCCGAATGGCTGCGCAAGATGCTGGAGCGCGAGCTCTCCCCCGAGCAGAAGGCCGCCGTCGAGAAGATGGGCTGGGACGAGCTCATGGAGACGCTCAGGAAGCGCCTGGAAGAGCAGAAGGAGCGCCACGAGGGCGGCAGCAAGTGGATCGGCACGGGCGGCACCAGCCCGTTCGGCCATGGCGGCTACAACCCGCAGGGCATCCGCATCGGCGGGCCGGGCAAGAACAAGAGCGCGGTGAAGGTGTGGGACCAGCGCGCCTACCGCGACTACGACGACAACCAGGAACTGGGCACGCGCAACATCAAGGTGGCGCTGCGCCGCCTGCGCAAGTTCGCGCGCGAGGGCAACGAGCTCGAACTCGACCTGCCCGACACCATCCACAGCACCGCTGCGAATGCCGGTTTCCTCGACATCAAGATGATTCCGGAGCGCCACAACAACGTGAAGGTGCTGCTGCTCATGGACGTGGGCGGTACGATGGACGAGCACATCAAGCGCGTGGAGGAACTGTTCTCCGCCGTGAAAAGCGAGTTCAAGCACCTCGAGTTCTACTACTTCCACAATTGCGTCTACGACTTCATGTGGAAGAACAACCGCCGCCGGTTCTCGGAAAAGTACCCCACCTGGGACATCATCCGCAAGTACAACAAGGACTACAAGCTCATCTTCGTCGGCGATGCCACGATGAGTCCGTACGAGATCCTGCAGCCCGGCGGCAGCGTCGAGTACAACAACGAAGAAGCCGGTGCCGAATGGCTGCAGCGACTGATCCACGCGTTCCCCAAGTTCGCGTGGATCAACCCGGAGCCGCAAGGCGTCTGGGAATATCGCCAGAGCATCAGCATCATCCAGCAACTGACGGGCAACCGCATGTATCCACTGTCCCTCAAAGGACTCGAGGAGGCCATGCGGCTGCTCTCCAAATAACTCAATGCGTCAATCCAGCAAACTGCATGTTCCGGCCATCAGGTCCGCTCTCCTCATCACGACCGCTCTGGCACTGAGCGGTTGCAGTCTGCTGTCCAGGAAGGAAGACCGCCAGGACGACTCCGCAGTCGCCGCGGCCAGCGGCAAGCCCGCATTCACGCTCGAGGTCGAGGCCCCCAAGGAGGTGCGCGACCTGCTGCAGAAGCATCTCGAGCTCAAGCGCTTCCAGCACCAGTCCGACCTCCAGCGCCGCGAACTCACGCGGCTGCTGGGCGCCACCAGCGCCAATGTGCGCGACCTGATCGGCACCCTGGGCTACTTCAGCCCCACGGTCACGGTGGAAGTCAAGGAAACACCCGAGTCCGAAGAGGCTCCGCGCAAGGTCATCGTCAACGTGGACCCCGGCCCGGCCACCACCATCAAGCACAGCGAGGTCCGCTTCAGCGGCGCGAACGCACAGGATCCCGAGGGCAAGGCGCAGCGCGATGCGATACGCGACCAGTGGCCGCTCAAGCCCGGCGAGCCATTCTCTCAATCGCAGTGGAGCAGCGCCAAGAGCGGCGGCCTGAAGGTGCTGCAGGCAAGGCGCTATCCCACCGCGCGCATCGACACCAGCCTGGCCGACGTGGATGCGGACCACAACGAGGCCAGCGTCGGGGTGACCTACGATCCCGGGGCTGCCTACACCTTCGGCCCGCTCGTCATCGAGGGCACGGAGCGCTATGACCCCGTGGGCCTCGCGCGCATCGCGCGCCTGCCCGAGGGCAAGGTGTACGACCAGAACGTCATGCTCGATACGCAGCAGCGCCTGGTCTCGAGCGGCTACTTCGACTCGGTGTTCCTGGCCCTGGCCGAAACGCCCAAGGCCTCGCTCGGGGATTCCGAGCAGAAGCAGCAGGAGGCACGCGCGGAGCAGGGCTCCGATGTCACCTCGCCCGTGATCGCCAAGGTGCGCGAGGCGCGCCTGCAGAAATGGGTGTTCGGCGTGGGCGTGAGCACCGATACCGGCCCGCGCCTGTCGATCGACCACATCCACAACAAGGTGCCCGGCCTCAACTGGCGTGCGGTGACCAAGCTGCAGATCGACCGCAAGAATCCGCTGATCTCCACGCAGCTCACCGGCCTGCCGGGCGAAGACTACTGGCGCAATTTCGTCGGCGCGAAGCTCGAGCGCGAGCCCGTGGGCGATTTCGATGTGAACTCCGCCCAATTGCGCGCCGGCCGCGCCAAGTCGGAGGAGCGCATCGAGCGCAACTACTACCTGCAGTACGACTGGGCCAAGACACAGGGCTCGGGCGCGCCCCCAGCCAGCTCATCCCTGCTGGCCAACTACGGCTGGACGGGCCGCTACTTCGACAACAACATCTCGCCCACCTCGGGCTACGGCTTCGCCTGGGAGGCAGGCGTGGGCACCACGCTCACGCCCCAGCGCACGCCGTTCACGCGCGTGACGGGGCGCTGGATGACCCTGATGCCCCTCGGCAAGCCCGACGATGAAACCCAGCGCCGCAGCCGGCTTCAGCTGCGCGCATGGGGCGGCGCGATCACGGCGAAAAGCGACGCCGACCTGCCCATGACGCTGATGTTCCTAGCCGGCGGCGACAACTCGATACGCGGCTATGGCTACCAGTCGATCGGTGCCAAGACGGACAACGGCAAGGTCATCGGCGGCCGCTATCTCGCGGCGGGTAGCGTCGAATGGCAGCGCCCCATCGTCATCAAGGGCAACACGCAGGATTTCGAGCAGGCCGTCTTCGTGGACGCGGGCACCGTGGGCGATGACGTCAACCGCATGTATGCGCGCGTGGGCGTCGGCACCGGCATCCGCTGGCGCAGCCCGGTCGGGCCGCTGCAGGCCGACCTGGCCTATGGACTGCAGGAGCACCAGCTGCGCCTGCACCTGCGACTCGGTTTCAATTTCTGATCATGGTGGATTCTCAAGTGAACGGATCGGCAGACATGACCGCATCCTCGTCCGGCGCAGCACAGGTGCCCTCGCCTTCGTCCTCATCTTCGTCCGCGCCGTCTCCTTCGGGAGGGCCGCCGCGCCGCTCCGCCGGCCGCCGCCTGCTGCGCGGCCTGGGCTGGCTGCTGCTCGCGCTGGTGCTCGTCATCGTCACGGCACTGGGTACATTCTGGTGGTGGGCCGGCCGCGACGACTCGCTGGCCAACACGCTGCAGCGGGTCGCACGCCTGCTGCCCGAAGGCCAGCATCTCGAGGCGCGCGAAGTCACGGGTTCGGTACGCGCGGGCGGGCGGATCGGCTCGCTGCAATGGCAAAGCCCCACCATGCGGGTGCAGCTGCGCGATGCCCGGATCGGCTGGAGCCTGCAGCCGCTGCTCTCGCGCACGCTCAAGCTGGGCGAGGTCCACATCGCCGAGCTGCGCCTCCAAAGCACGCCCGGCACCGAACCGAAGGAGCCCTCCTCGCCGCTGGAACAACTTACGCTGCCGATCAAGATCGACCTGCCCTTCGCCGTGGACAGGATCATCTGGGAAGGCCCTCCGGAAACCACGGTGGACGGCCTCACCGGCCACTATGCC encodes the following:
- a CDS encoding DUF1841 family protein — protein: MFNPSQADVRRFFCGALAKQQAHQPMEAIETLAALWIEEHPEYRADLADAEEAVKRNYDETPDRTNPFLHLSMHLSISEQCSIDQPRGIRQAVELLSKRLDSLHDAHHAAMECLGTMLWESQRSGRPPDGDAYVAAVQRRATRD
- a CDS encoding universal stress protein, coding for MRIQTIAALTDFSTQAEQALDRAALLAAQHQAHLILVYAAEELNPRFVNPQARLEQRARQLARRHEITVNTRDFDEISDVADRALAAAAVADLLVMDRRMERAWSRPWRGSTLAHCLRMSPCPVLVVQQPIPDVEDLSAHYARMVVAVDGTGRSREVLQYAANLQTVAAVDLFQAEGGMQQELEQYRDELQEEADDRRLRIKDAFDARRNRVDSHTGARDVTRQLMVQQQRSGADLIVIGAPRHHWMDRWALSARGARLMGLVSCDVLVCGQLPQDRKDLEMPDLRGDSRLPQFKF
- a CDS encoding c-type cytochrome; its protein translation is MKRTFTTIFGLAVALATGMVQAQEIKGDAKAGEGKVAMCIGCHGIVGYQASFPEVYRVPMISGQNAKYIVNALTEYKKGERKHPTMRGIADSLSEQDMADVAAFYSTHTKDVQPAPDKAREPNAQVAQLLQKGACISCHGANFSKAIDPSYPKLAGQHKDYLYAALRSYKDEKNQYLGRTNAIMAGMAKQFTNAELKEIAGYISSLPTELQTLPESRFR
- a CDS encoding AAA family ATPase; this encodes MKFQGSQNYVATQDLKLAVNAAKTLQRPLLVKGEPGTGKTMLAEEVARELNMPLLQWHIKSTTKAQQGLYEYDAVSRLRDSQLGDAESSERVKNIRNYIVQGVLWQAFTAEEPVALLIDEIDKADIEFPNDLLRELDRMEFYCYETREMIRAKHRPLVFITSNNEKELPDAFLRRCFFHYIKFPEAETMREIVHVHFPRLKSELLTVAMKTFYDIRNLPGLKKKPSTSELIDWLKLLVAEEIPMEALQSADNKVSVPPLVGALLKNEQDVSLFEKLVFMNQRNR
- a CDS encoding vWA domain-containing protein, with amino-acid sequence MLIDFFYTLRAGKLPVSVKEYLTLLEALEAGVVGPKSEDGWSMDDFYHLSRTILVKDEKHFDKFDRAFAAYFKGVEMIADLRRDLPAEWLRKMLERELSPEQKAAVEKMGWDELMETLRKRLEEQKERHEGGSKWIGTGGTSPFGHGGYNPQGIRIGGPGKNKSAVKVWDQRAYRDYDDNQELGTRNIKVALRRLRKFAREGNELELDLPDTIHSTAANAGFLDIKMIPERHNNVKVLLLMDVGGTMDEHIKRVEELFSAVKSEFKHLEFYYFHNCVYDFMWKNNRRRFSEKYPTWDIIRKYNKDYKLIFVGDATMSPYEILQPGGSVEYNNEEAGAEWLQRLIHAFPKFAWINPEPQGVWEYRQSISIIQQLTGNRMYPLSLKGLEEAMRLLSK
- a CDS encoding autotransporter assembly complex protein TamA, whose translation is MRQSSKLHVPAIRSALLITTALALSGCSLLSRKEDRQDDSAVAAASGKPAFTLEVEAPKEVRDLLQKHLELKRFQHQSDLQRRELTRLLGATSANVRDLIGTLGYFSPTVTVEVKETPESEEAPRKVIVNVDPGPATTIKHSEVRFSGANAQDPEGKAQRDAIRDQWPLKPGEPFSQSQWSSAKSGGLKVLQARRYPTARIDTSLADVDADHNEASVGVTYDPGAAYTFGPLVIEGTERYDPVGLARIARLPEGKVYDQNVMLDTQQRLVSSGYFDSVFLALAETPKASLGDSEQKQQEARAEQGSDVTSPVIAKVREARLQKWVFGVGVSTDTGPRLSIDHIHNKVPGLNWRAVTKLQIDRKNPLISTQLTGLPGEDYWRNFVGAKLEREPVGDFDVNSAQLRAGRAKSEERIERNYYLQYDWAKTQGSGAPPASSSLLANYGWTGRYFDNNISPTSGYGFAWEAGVGTTLTPQRTPFTRVTGRWMTLMPLGKPDDETQRRSRLQLRAWGGAITAKSDADLPMTLMFLAGGDNSIRGYGYQSIGAKTDNGKVIGGRYLAAGSVEWQRPIVIKGNTQDFEQAVFVDAGTVGDDVNRMYARVGVGTGIRWRSPVGPLQADLAYGLQEHQLRLHLRLGFNF